A genomic region of Rahnella aceris contains the following coding sequences:
- a CDS encoding phosphoadenylyl-sulfate reductase → MSLLNLTLAELNELPKSGQSMALAEINVSLEKLSAQERVQWALENMPGEFALSSSFGIQAAVCLHLVTQQKPDIPVILTDTGYLFPETYQFIDTLTEQLNLNLQVFRAEHSAAWQEARYGKLWEQGVEGIEKYNHINKVEPMNRAIQTLGVQTWFAGLRREQSGSRAHLPVLAVQRGVFKILPIIDWDNRQIFRYLQDNGLSYHPLWDQGYLSVGDTHTTKKWEEGMKEEDTRFFGLKRECGLHE, encoded by the coding sequence ATGAGTTTGCTGAACCTTACTCTGGCTGAACTGAATGAACTGCCGAAGTCCGGACAATCCATGGCGCTGGCGGAAATTAACGTCAGCCTCGAAAAATTGTCCGCGCAGGAGCGTGTGCAATGGGCGCTGGAAAATATGCCTGGTGAATTCGCCCTGTCTTCCAGCTTCGGGATTCAGGCGGCGGTCTGTCTGCACTTAGTCACTCAGCAGAAACCGGACATTCCGGTGATCCTGACCGATACCGGCTATCTGTTCCCGGAAACCTATCAGTTCATCGATACGTTAACCGAACAGCTGAACCTGAATTTACAGGTATTCCGTGCTGAACATTCGGCAGCCTGGCAGGAAGCGCGTTACGGCAAACTGTGGGAGCAGGGCGTCGAGGGCATCGAGAAATATAATCACATCAATAAAGTCGAGCCGATGAATCGGGCGATTCAGACGCTCGGCGTGCAGACCTGGTTTGCCGGTCTGCGTCGTGAGCAATCCGGCAGCCGTGCGCATCTGCCGGTGCTGGCGGTGCAACGTGGTGTGTTTAAAATCCTGCCGATTATCGACTGGGATAACCGTCAGATCTTCCGTTATCTGCAAGACAACGGCCTGAGCTATCACCCGCTGTGGGATCAGGGCTATCTTTCCGTCGGTGACACACACACCACGAAAAAATGGGAAGAAGGGATGAAGGAAGAAGACACGCGATTTTTTGGACTGAAACGCGAATGCGGCCTCCATGAATAA
- the cysI gene encoding assimilatory sulfite reductase (NADPH) hemoprotein subunit, whose amino-acid sequence MSNKLWSELNPGPGPLIVDAPLADAERLKKESNFLRGTITEDLKDGLTGGFNGDNFLLIRFHGMYQQDDRDIRAERAEQKLEPRHAMMLRCRLPGGVMTPAQWLGIDKFAEDSTLYGSIRITNRQTFQFHGILKPNVKPVHQLLNKLGLDALATANDVNRNVLCTSNPVESELHQEAYQWAKKISEHLLPRTRAYAEVWLDQEKVETTDEEPILGATYLPRKFKTTVVIPPQNDVDLHANDLNFVAIADNGKLVGFNVLVGGGLSIAHGDKATYARTASELGFIPLENTLAVAEAVVTTQRDWGNRTNRKNAKTKYTLERVGVPVFKAEVEKRAGIQFGDIRPYEFTGRGDRIGWVKGIDKQWHLTLFIENGRILDYPGKPLKTGLAEIAKIHKGDFRLTANQNLIVAGVAEQDKDAIETLARNHGLIDDGVTEQRKNSMACVSYPTCPLAMAEAERFLPEFVTKVEGIMHGHGVGDEHIVLRVTGCPNGCGRALLAEIGLVGKAMNRYNLHLGGNRAGTRIPRMYRENISDAEILGIIDELVGRWSKERETGEGFGDFVIRAGIIKPVLDPARDFYD is encoded by the coding sequence AGAAGATTTAAAAGACGGCCTGACCGGCGGCTTCAACGGTGACAACTTCCTGTTGATCCGCTTCCACGGCATGTATCAGCAGGACGACCGTGATATTCGTGCTGAGCGTGCTGAGCAGAAGCTGGAACCGCGTCACGCCATGATGTTGCGTTGCCGCTTGCCGGGCGGGGTGATGACCCCTGCCCAGTGGCTGGGCATCGACAAATTTGCTGAAGACAGCACGCTGTATGGCAGCATCCGTATTACCAACCGTCAGACCTTCCAGTTCCACGGCATCCTGAAACCGAACGTCAAACCGGTGCATCAGTTGCTGAACAAACTTGGTCTGGATGCACTGGCGACCGCCAACGACGTTAACCGTAACGTGTTGTGTACCTCGAATCCGGTGGAATCTGAACTGCATCAGGAAGCGTATCAGTGGGCGAAGAAAATCTCCGAGCACCTGCTGCCGCGCACCCGTGCTTACGCCGAAGTGTGGCTGGATCAGGAAAAAGTCGAAACCACCGACGAAGAGCCGATCCTGGGGGCGACCTATCTGCCACGTAAATTCAAAACCACCGTGGTGATCCCGCCGCAAAATGACGTGGATCTTCACGCCAACGACCTGAATTTTGTGGCGATTGCCGATAACGGCAAACTGGTCGGCTTCAACGTGCTGGTCGGCGGCGGGCTTTCTATCGCCCACGGTGATAAAGCCACTTACGCACGAACTGCCAGCGAGCTGGGCTTTATTCCGCTGGAGAACACGCTGGCCGTCGCCGAAGCCGTGGTGACCACGCAGCGCGACTGGGGTAACCGTACCAACCGTAAAAACGCCAAAACCAAATACACGCTGGAACGCGTCGGCGTGCCGGTATTCAAAGCCGAAGTTGAAAAACGTGCAGGCATTCAGTTTGGTGATATTCGTCCTTACGAATTCACCGGTCGCGGCGATCGTATCGGCTGGGTAAAAGGCATCGATAAACAATGGCATCTGACACTGTTTATCGAAAATGGCCGTATTCTTGATTATCCGGGCAAGCCGCTGAAAACCGGACTGGCAGAAATTGCTAAGATCCATAAAGGTGATTTCAGGCTTACTGCTAACCAGAACCTGATCGTGGCCGGTGTCGCGGAACAAGACAAAGACGCGATCGAAACCCTGGCGCGTAATCACGGCCTGATTGACGACGGTGTCACCGAGCAACGTAAAAACTCGATGGCCTGCGTGTCTTATCCGACCTGCCCGCTGGCGATGGCGGAAGCGGAACGTTTCCTGCCTGAGTTTGTGACCAAAGTAGAAGGCATCATGCACGGCCACGGCGTAGGCGATGAACACATCGTGCTGCGTGTGACCGGTTGTCCGAACGGCTGCGGTCGTGCGCTGCTGGCCGAAATTGGTCTGGTGGGGAAAGCGATGAACCGCTACAACCTGCACCTTGGCGGAAACCGCGCCGGAACACGTATTCCGCGCATGTACCGCGAAAATATTTCTGATGCAGAGATCCTGGGCATCATTGACGAACTGGTCGGACGCTGGTCGAAAGAGCGCGAAACCGGTGAAGGCTTTGGCGACTTTGTGATCCGCGCAGGGATCATTAAGCCCGTGCTGGATCCGGCACGTGACTTTTATGATTAA